A genome region from Microplitis demolitor isolate Queensland-Clemson2020A chromosome 1, iyMicDemo2.1a, whole genome shotgun sequence includes the following:
- the LOC103570372 gene encoding uncharacterized protein LOC103570372 — MATQMICLVVLLTAGLSQGQLFPDFDQFNPLNDNSEIPSSDSETTTAVNKNESTTEGSGNDDSQQSGDNPANIMTKVIDAAKETIEESFVKPGIKMGTALPRFGAKLMG, encoded by the exons ATGGCTACTCAAATGATTTGTCTTGTAGTTCTTCTAACCGCTGGACTATCTCAG gGACAATTATTCCCTGATTTCGATCAATTTAACCCGTTGAACGACAATTCCGAG aTACCAAGTTCAGACTCTGAAACAACCACTGCTGTTAATAAAAACGAGAGTACTACAGAGGGTTCAGGAAATGATGACAGTCAACAG aGTGGAGATAATCCAGCAAATATCATGACCAAAGTAATTGACGCAGCAAAAGAAACAATTGAAGAATCATTTGTAAAACCAGGAATAAAAATGGGTACTGCATTACCGCGTTTTGGTGCCAAACTTATGGGATGA
- the LOC103570112 gene encoding uncharacterized protein LOC103570112 has translation METSDFEVNNIEDILQSRENEEAFFQRLSAFVVETNSKVTTFIDTFTTKQKELKNKIKVNKDTISQLHNESKELDHQLQNTILSQKVVSKKIQNNNQQIEQLREEIQHEKNKKEELTLEMVDLEAGHEKAKEQKIKEWNALKKAAAVFKEKLNIHLDLKELDDHDCIKITYFFDQNPKKEYYYVQLLNYNNIVWRVQSIVPTLDNDQLKNLNIDLSKDYTLQDIIIFIPKIRAVFINQFFSP, from the exons atggaaaccAGTGACTTCGAAGTCAATAATATTGAAGATATTCTACAGAGTCGTGAAAATGAAGAAGCTTTTTTTCAGAGGTTATCTGCATTCGTTGTTGAGACTAATAGTAAAGTAACAACATTTATTGATACTTTTACTACTAAACAAAAGg agttgaagaataaaataaaagtaaataaagacACCATAAGCCAATTACACAATGAAAGTAAAGAATTAGATCATCAATTACAAAATACTATTCTCTCTCAAAAAGttgtgagtaaaaaaattcaaaataataatcaacaaaTAGAACAGTTGCGAGAAGAAAttcaacatgaaaaaaataaaaaagaagaattAACTCTCGAAATGGTTGATTTGGAAGctg gtCATGAAAAAGCaaaagaacagaaaataaaagaatggAATGCATTAAAAAAAGCGGCGGCAGTATTCAAAGAGAAATTAAACATACATTTAGATCTTAAAGAACTCGACGATCatgattgtataaaaataacatatttctTCGATCAAAATCCAAAGaaagaatattattatgtacaacttctaaattataataatattgtttggAGAG TTCAATCGATAGTGCCAACATTAGACAACgatcagttaaaaaatttaaacattgaTCTATCTAAAGACTACACTCTCCAggatataataattttcattcctAAAATACGAGCTGTGtttatcaatcaatttttcagtccttaa
- the LOC103570120 gene encoding hornerin-like: MATSLVLAILLAITTYEVRSTGFGFNLLPSGSISLKKGGEIGLEIETPGLITKKKRFEVGIGGNFHGSVGIKNGDTKNGNRAASGQEQNHVEHSLGGDGDVGHKHTTTYEVHYTGQGNIGNQFEHDLGAIDGKRQTSSGSYGAGVTVHKEGGLSGAWGGNGISIEGKKQLSFGGGTWTHGSSGTDAGQSQGLAEATIEHTPGNDHDIGHKHTTTYEVHYSGQGNIGNQLEHDLGAIDGKRPTSSGSYGAGVTVHKEGLSGAWGGNGISIEGKKQLSFGGGTWTHGSSGTDAGQSQGSAEATIEHTPGNDHDIGHKHTTTYEVHYSGQGNIGNQLEHDLGAIDGKRPTSSGSYGAGVTVHKEGGLSGAWGGNGISIEGKKQLSFGGGTWTHGSSGTDAGQSQGSAEATIEHTPGNDHDIGHKHTTTYEVHYTGQGNIGNQLEHDLGAIDGKRPTSSGSYGAGVTVHKEGGLSGAWGGNGISIEGKKQLSFGGGTWTHGPSGTVAGQSQGSAEATIEHTPGNDHDIGHKHTTTYEVHYSGQGNIGNQLEHDLGAIDGKRPTSSGSYGAGVTVHKEGGLSGAWGGNGISIEGKKQLSFGGGTWTHGPSGTVAGQSQGSAEATIEHTPGNDHDIGNTHTTTYEVHYTGQGNIGNQLEHDLGAIDGKRPTSSGSYGAGVTVHKEGGLSGAWGGNGISIEGKKQLSFGGGTWTHGPSGTVAGQSQGSAEATIEHTPGNDHDIGHKHTTTYEVHYTDQGNIGNQLEHDLGAIDGKRPTSSGSYGAGVTVHKEGGLSGAWGGNGISIEGKKQLSFGGGTWTHGPSGTVAGQSQGSAEATIEHTPGNDHDIGHKHTTTYEVHYTDQGNIGNQLEHDLGAIDGKRPTSSGSYGAGVTVHKEGGLSGAWGGNGISIEGKKQLSFGGGTWTHGPSGTVAGQSQGSAEATIEHTPGNDHDIGNTHTKTYEVHYSGQGNIGNQLEHDLGAIDGKRPTSSGSYGAGVTVHKEGGLSGAWGGNGISIEGKKQLSFGGGTWTHGSSGTVAGQSQGSAEATIEHTPGNDHDIGNTHTKTYEVHYSGQGNIGNQLEHDLGAIDGKRPTSSGSYGAGVTVNNEGKLAATPGSDNLFSATANKLLSFGGSMWTRGKSAIGLGQTKSSVKATSEHTPVNDDDIGNKHTKTYDVQNSGQGDIGNQLEHDMGVNNGKRPTSSGSYGAGVTVHKEGSLEGAFGGLGSFNIEGQKHFAVGIGSLPHGSSGNRVGETQGSSEALVKQNLEHDQEPIVNADKNKYEVGYTHFGNFPTQTEHSMDSTITKDLASSGSSGAGTSLDNDNKVVWGIDHGININDKKQVSSTPDKNDQISGMEVQHSGFGQIQKHEHGRIEVGTGGDIERSFEAKIYSHENGHTGCVDGHYHGQIQDHSRHHANIGSGIGVQTTDNGYRQIPNQGKINSEQEHGYVKHITFSSGDQNENQRLRQSQDAAHHGASFEFHSEKQGEIGSHQGEHNHGYSVVYVKHRGQDGLGAGVWSEGDEATVSNLEIEGKHNGRLETQEHGKFDPGFILSNYLNKPGVLVYKQSTNTDDLISGQRVFNGRPSLSGTDNKQSSLNWGIDSSKFINHGSNGEVRHFSEHRYGYHRGNKIEHQSKSEVRHFSTSVTSSGHGGFSSESSVSHTTSNDDGSALHTQSKPIENSLDGKSIVGISGDGLLDIRSKA, encoded by the exons ATGGCAACTTCTCTTGTTCTTGCCATTTTATTGGCAATAACAACTTATGAG GTGCGCTCAACTGGCTTTGGTTTCAACCTCCTTCCTAGCGGTAGTATTAGTTTGAAAAAAGGAGGAGAAATAGGATTGGAGATTGAAACTCCTGGATTAATAACGAAGAAAAAGAGATTCGAGGTTGGTATCGGGGGAAATTTTCACGGATCAGTAGGAATTAAAAATGGAGATACGAAAAATGGTAATAGAGCTGCGTCAGGGCAAGAACAAAACCATGTAGAACATAGTTTAGGAGGTGATGGTGATGTTGGTCACAAACATACGACGACATACGAAGTACATTACACTGGTCAGGGAAACATCGGAAATCAATTCGAACACGATTTGGGTGCGATCGATGGAAAAAGACAAACAAGCTCAGGAAGCTATGGTGCTGGTGTGACTGTGCATAAAGAAGGAGGTCTATCTGGTGCTTGGGGTGGTAATGGAATCAGTATAGAGGGTAAAAAACAACTTTCTTTTGGTGGCGGAACGTGGACCCATGGATCATCAGGTACAGACGCAGGGCAATCTCAGGGTTTAGCCGAAGCAACTATCGAACATACTCCAGGAAATGATCATGACATTGGTCACAAACATACGACGACATACGAAGTACATTACAGTGGTCAGGGAAACATCGGAAACCAATTAGAACACGATTTGGGTGCGATCGATGGAAAAAGACCAACAAGCTCAGGAAGCTATGGTGCTGGTGTGACTGTGCATAAAGAAGGTCTATCTGGTGCTTGGGGTGGTAATGGAATCAGTATAGAGGGTAAAAAACAACTTTCTTTTGGTGGCGGAACGTGGACCCATGGATCATCAGGTACAGACGCAGGGCAATCTCAGGGTTCAGCCGAAGCAACTATCGAACATACTCCAGGAAATGATCATGACATTGGTCACAAACATACGACGACATACGAAGTACATTACAGTGGTCAGGGAAACATCGGAAACCAATTAGAACACGATTTGGGTGCGATCGATGGAAAAAGACCAACAAGCTCAGGAAGCTATGGTGCTGGTGTGACTGTGCATAAAGAAGGAGGTCTATCTGGTGCTTGGGGTGGTAATGGAATCAGTATAGAGGGTAAAAAACAACTTTCTTTTGGTGGCGGAACGTGGACCCATGGATCATCAGGTACAGACGCAGGGCAATCTCAGGGTTCAGCCGAAGCAACTATCGAGCATACTCCAGGAAATGATCATGACATTGGTCACAAACATACGACGACATACGAAGTACATTACACTGGTCAGGGAAACATCGGAAATCAATTAGAACACGATTTGGGTGCGATCGATGGGAAAAGACCAACAAGCTCAGGAAGCTATGGTGCTGGTGTGACTGTGCATAAAGAAGGAGGTCTATCTGGTGCTTGGGGTGGTAATGGAATCAGTATAGAGGGTAAAAAACAACTTTCTTTTGGTGGCGGAACGTGGACTCATGGACCATCAGGTACAGTTGCAGGGCAATCTCAGGGTTCAGCCGAAGCAACTATCGAACATACTCCAGGAAATGATCATGACATTGGTCACAAACATACGACGACATACGAAGTACATTACAGTGGTCAGGGAAACATCGGAAATCAATTAGAACACGATTTGGGTGCGATCGATGGAAAAAGACCAACAAGCTCAGGAAGCTATGGTGCTGGTGTGACTGTGCATAAAGAAGGAGGTCTATCTGGTGCTTGGGGTGGTAATGGAATAAGTATAGAGGGTAAAAAACAACTTTCTTTTGGTGGCGGAACGTGGACTCATGGACCATCAGGTACAGTCGCAGGGCAATCTCAGGGTTCAGCCGAAGCAACTATCGAGCATACTCCAGGAAATGATCATGACATTGGTAACACACATACGACGACATACGAAGTACATTACACTGGTCAGGGAAACATCGGAAATCAATTAGAACACGATTTGGGTGCGATCGATGGGAAAAGACCAACAAGCTCAGGAAGCTATGGTGCTGGTGTGACTGTGCATAAAGAAGGAGGTCTATCTGGTGCTTGGGGTGGTAATGGAATCAGTATAGAGGGTAAAAAACAACTTTCTTTTGGTGGCGGAACGTGGACTCATGGACCATCAGGTACAGTCGCAGGGCAATCTCAGGGTTCAGCCGAAGCAACTATCGAGCATACTCCAGGAAATGATCATGACATTGGTCACAAACATACGACGACATACGAAGTACATTACACTGATCAGGGAAACATCGGAAATCAATTAGAACACGATTTGGGTGCGATCGATGGGAAAAGACCAACAAGCTCAGGAAGCTATGGTGCTGGTGTGACTGTGCATAAAGAAGGAGGTCTATCTGGTGCTTGGGGTGGTAATGGAATCAGTATAGAGGGTAAAAAACAACTTTCTTTTGGTGGCGGAACGTGGACTCATGGACCATCAGGTACAGTCGCAGGGCAATCTCAGGGTTCAGCCGAAGCAACTATCGAGCATACTCCAGGAAATGATCATGACATTGGTCACAAACATACGACGACATACGAAGTACATTACACTGATCAGGGAAACATCGGAAATCAATTAGAACACGATTTGGGTGCGATCGATGGGAAAAGACCAACAAGCTCAGGAAGCTATGGTGCTGGTGTGACTGTGCATAAAGAAGGAGGTCTATCTGGTGCTTGGGGTGGTAATGGAATCAGTATAGAGGGTAAAAAACAACTTTCTTTTGGTGGCGGAACGTGGACTCATGGACCATCAGGTACAGTTGCAGGGCAATCTCAGGGTTCAGCCGAAGCAACTATCGAACATACTCCAGGAAATGATCATGACATTGGTAACACACATACAAAGACCTACGAAGTACATTACAGTGGTCAGGGGAACATCGGAAATCAATTAGAACACGATTTGGGTGCGATCGATGGGAAAAGACCAACAAGCTCAGGAAGCTATGGTGCTGGTGTGACTGTGCATAAAGAAGGAGGTCTATCTGGTGCTTGGGGTGGTAATGGAATAAGTATAGAGGGTAAAAAACAACTTTCTTTTGGTGGCGGAACGTGGACCCATGGATCATCAGGTACAGTCGCAGGGCAATCTCAGGGTTCAGCCGAAGCAACTATCGAACATACTCCAGGAAATGATCATGACATTGGTAACACACATACAAAGACCTACGAAGTACATTACAGTGGTCAGGGGAACATCGGAAATCAATTAGAACACGATTTGGGTGCGATCGATGGGAAAAGACCAACAAGCTCAGGAAGCTATGGTGCTGGTGTGACTGTGAATAACGAAGGAAAACTAGCTGCGACTCCAGGTAGTGATAATTTATTCAGTGCAACGGCTAATAAATTACTTTCGTTTGGCGGCAGTATGTGGACTCGTGGAAAATCCGCAATAGGCCTCGGGCAAACGAAAAGTTCGGTCAAAGCTACTAGCGAACATACTCCAGtaaatgatgatgatattGGCAACAAACATACAAAGACATACGACGTACAAAACAGTGGCCAGGGAGACATCGGAAATCAATTAGAACACGATATGGGCGTGAACAATGGAAAAAGACCAACAAGCTCAGGAAGCTATGGTGCTGGTGTAACTGTGCATAAAGAAGGAAGCCTTGAAGGGGCTTTCGGCGGTCTTGGATCATTCAACATTGAGGGTCAAAAACATTTTGCGGTTGGTATTGGTAGTTTGCCTCATGGATCGTCAGGGAACCGTGTTGGAGAAACTCAGGGTTCGAGCGAAGCTCTTGTAAAACAGAATCTTGAACATGATCAGGAACCTATTGTTAACGCagataagaataaatatgagGTAGGATATACTCATTTCGGAAATTTCCCAACTCAAACAGAACATAGTATGGATAGTACCATTACAAAGGATTTGGCAAGCTCAGGTAGCAGTGGTGCTGGAACGAGTttagataatgataataaagtaGTTTGGGGCATTGATCAtggtataaatattaatgataaaaaacaagtttCTTCCACCCCAGACAAAAATGATCAAATATCAGGAATGGAAGTACAGCATAGCGGTTTCGGACAAATTCAAAAACACGAGCATGGTCGTATTGAAGTTGGTACAGGAGGTGATATTGAACGAAGTTTTGAAGCAAAAATCTATAGCCATGAAAATGGACACACTGGTTGTGTAGATGGCCATTACCACGGTCAAATTCAAGATCATTCTCGACACCATGCAAATATTGGATCCGGAATCGGTGTTCAAACAACCGACAATGGGTACAGACAAATTCCCAATCAAGGAAAAATCAATAGTGAACAAGAACATGGATACGTTAAGCATATTACCTTCTCCTCTGGGGatcaaaatgaaaatcaaAGACTCAGACAAAGCCAAGATGCCGCACATCATGGTGCTAGTTTTGAGTTTCATTCTGAAAAGCAGGGAGAAATAGGATCACACCAAGGAGAACATAATCACGGTTATTCTGTTGTTTACGTAAAACACAGAGGTCAAGATGGGTTAGGAGCAGGTGTATGGAGCGAAGGTGATGAGGCAACTGTATCTAATCTGGAGATAGAAGGCAAACATAATGGTCGTCTAGAGACACAGGAACATGGAAAATTTGATCCCGGATTTATCTTATCTAATTACCTCAACAAACCAGGTGTATTAGTTTATAAACAAAGTACTAACACAGACGATTTAATCTCCGGACAACGAGTATTTAATGGCAGACCGTCTTTGAGTGGAACCGATAACAAACAGAGTTCTCTGAATTGGGGAATAGATtccagtaaatttattaaccaCGGTTCAAACGGCGAAGTACGCCATTTCTCTGAACATAGATATGGATACCACCGCGGCAACAAGATCGAACACCAATCTAAATCCGAGGTCAGGCATTTTTCTACTTCTGTAACGAGTTCTGGTCACGGAGGATTCTCTTCAGAATCCTCTGTGAGCCACACAACATCCAACGACGACGGGAGTGCCTTGCATACCCAATCTAAACCTATCGAAAATTCTCTTGATGGAAAAAGCATCGTCGGGATAAGCGGAGACGGCTTATTAGACATCAGATCGAAAGCTTAA
- the LOC103570128 gene encoding large proline-rich protein BAG6 has protein sequence MIDLTVKTLDSQNHTFSVNDDITVRQFKEHIAATVNIPDNLQRLIYCGRVLQDEKLLTEYDVNGKVIHLVQRAPPSLTQRSNNSNQNQTQNSSSNGDWTSMPRIHYRQTEFRGNPMYVGSVSFPADVLEGYELPIPQLNSSLTNVHVSVIRRMLDQANRIIDRLDNPGTTDSTSSESASSTSQTPTQTQSEPATEAEASSSETAPASQSKPSTPTPSASTSTPASTDSNSAESSQSEALVPRELAELLDKLLTTQDRLRPYIRDRLLHTPEADASSTPSTPEENQRILDSVTECFHFLSHAQHALSNLNVNMQQPSPRVLRCRPITIQPSAILQAGLPIQVEAHINLHGQDANSDSDTASTTNTTNVTATTNSSTNSTNRREPTATTETSTPPPPSADRSTENNPAAAVAAAAADSLSSMFNFSNNVEVVMEMGPQAPRVWTFSTGDQNQNSSNNNNNNNNNNNTNATNNNNNTNNNTNSSNMTNGSNTTGGTPGNGTGPGAFPWGNTNPPLPDIIRNVMQAVAGYMTQTNVSPSSIPVTQSMGNQSTPTTTATPNAGAPGCIRHRSVAVTVGENAPTSGQSSQTRGSTETHPTTSTQTRTTPRTHVIHQHAQALGLGVGLASGIDFDPFLPCNSHHIRRAQASTTSTAASTQTGQGMTNSNQPSNQSSAGSSARSRLTTIAGVLNADNIFNNTPLSDSLNSAARVSCDNRPLSFNSVLMNRGINIMPENMSSIVRRSQRIFYIIYSVLGKIPMHSWISIVNGDTSPLRSVMQELREKLRSRYQNLEEFEIPDAVVDDVFAEISTILDDVFRQPRVNDHNNGRVIELRQTVDNLIRRHVKALIQTIFSDADDKVDQVLSQLNDFCSDLGSILCYSLRNDIDLMRVKARFSSMITLSFPRLLREFVYQTIDNLFTKYSRQSALPSQSDIISMIVYKDSANLSAATSSTLNNEVQSSSEPMDIDVSSNDQSSDTLLDNEEVPSTFPGHTNLLPDWVPIIARDGVRQRRQLALGLSDSSVTTLSDAYLATMPSKRRKIVEQQKPSLLVSPSANSNSVVAASMERLVRESIGRAGSEEVDGAITALVAEPTVRRAFGQAIRESLNPCRYETPDFPDPLRFPNATKFFTDPNIPPK, from the exons ATGATTGATCTAACAGTCAAGACTTTAGATTCACAAAATCACACATTTTCAGTTAATGATGAT atCACAGTGAGGCAGTTCAAGGAACATATTGCTGCGACTGTAAACATTCCTGATAATTTACAAAGACTTATTTACTGCGGGCGAGTTCTTCAGGATGAAAAATTGCTCACGGAATacg aTGTCAATGGAAAAGTCATACACTTGGTACAAAGAGCACCACCATCACTTACCCAGCGCAGTAACAACAGTAACCAAAACCAGACCCAGAATTCATCGTCAAATGGTGACTGGACATCGATGCCCCGGATACATTACCGGCAGACTGAATTCCGTGGGAATCCAATGTACGTTGGCTCAGTTTCATTTCCCGCAGACGTTCTTGAAGGATATG AACTACCGATTCCACAATTGAATAGTTCACTGACCAACGTACACGTTTCGGTAATACGCCGGATGCTGGACCAAGCGAACCGCATAATAGATCGTCTGGACAATCCAGGAACGACAGATTCCACTAGCTCAGAAAGCGCTTCGTCAACTTCACAAACTCCCACGCAAACTCAGTCGGAACCGGCTACAGAGGCTGAAGCATCTTCATCAGAAACAGCTCCTGCTTCTCAGTCAAAGCCCTCGACACCAACTCCGAGTGCATCGACATCGACTCCAGCATCGACAGATTCAAATTCAGCTGAGAGCAGTCAGTCTGAAGCTCTTGTTCCTCGTGAGTTGGCTGAGTTACTTGACAAGCTGCTGACAACTCAGGACCGCCTGCGTCCTTACATTCGCGATCGTCTTCTTCATACCCCCGAAGCCGACGCATCTTCAACTCCATCGACTCCCGAGGAGAACCAGCGCATTCTGGACAGCGTGACCGAGTGCTTCCACTTTTTATCTCACGCTCAGCATGCTCTCAGTAACCTGAACGTCAACATGCAACAGCCTTCGCCACGTGTACTGCGCTGTAGACCGATAACCATTCAGCCGTCCGCGATCTTGCAAGCCGGGTTGCCGATCCAAGTCGAGGCGCACATAAATCTTCACGGCCAGGACGCGAATTCTGACAGCGACACTGCCAGTACCACCAATACCACCAACGTCACCGCAACTACCAACTCATCAACCAATTCTACTAATCGTCGAGAGCCGACCGCCACCACCGAAACTTCAACGCCGCCTCCACCATCAGCTGATCGCTCTACTGAAAATAATCCCGCTGCAGCAGTCGCGGCCGCAGCTGCTGACTCGCTGAGCTCGatgttcaatttttcaaataacgtCGAAGTTGTGATGGAAATGGGGCCGCAGGCACCGCGCGTCTGGACATTTTCAACTGGAGATCAAAACCaaaacagcagcaacaacaataataataataacaacaacaacaacaccaATGCcaccaacaacaacaacaacacaaACAACAACACCAATAGCAGCAACATGACCAATGGAAGCAACACAACTGGAGGCACTCCTGGCAATGGAACTGGTCCTGGAGCATTCCCATGGGGAAATACTAACCCACCATTGCCTGACATAATTCGCAACGTAATGCAAGCTGTCGCAGGCTACATGACACAGACTAACGTCTCTCCCTCCTCGATTCCTGTCACTCAATCGATGGGCAATCAATCAACGCCTACAACGACAGCTACTCCCAATGCTGGTGCTCCAGGCTGCATTCGTCACCGTTCTGTAGCCGTAACTGTCGGAGAAAACGCTCCGACATCTGGCCAGAGCTCCCAGACACGCGGAAGCACGGAAACGCATCCTACGACCTCGACCCAAACTCGTACGACTCCTCGTACTCACGTCATCCATCAGCATGCTCAGGCCCTGGGTCTAGGTGTCGGGTTGGCTTCCGGCATTGACTTTGATCCTTTCCTGCCCTGCAACTCTCATCACATAAGACGCGCCCAGGCCTCGACCACCAGCACTGCGGCTTCTACCCAAACTGGACAAGGAATGACTAACAGCAATCAGCCGTCAAATCAATCTTCTGCTGGTTCATCCGCGCGCTCAAGATTGACAACTATCGCAGGAGTTCTCAATGCTgataatattttcaacaaCACTCCTTTAAGTGATAGTCTCAATAGTGCTGCCAG AGTCAGTTGTGATAATCGACCGTTGTCATTCAACTCAGTGTTGATGAATCGTGGCATCAATATCATGCCTGAAAATATGTCATCAATTGTCAGAAGAtctcaaagaatattttatattatttatagtgtcttg GGAAAAATACCCATGCACTCGTGGATAAGTATCGTCAACGGAGACACTAGCCCACTGAGAAGTGTCATGCAAGAGCTTCGTGAAAAACTACGCAGCCGTTACCAGAACCTCGAGGAATTTGAAATACCTGACGCAGTCGTCGACGACGTCTTCGCTGAAATTAGCACTATTCTCGACGACGTTTTTCGCCAGCCCCGTGTCAACGATCACAACAATGGCAGAGTTATCGAGCTCCGTCAGACTGTCGACAATTTGATCCGCAGACACGTCAAAGCTCtaattcaaacaattttcAGCGATG CTGACGACAAAGTCGATCAAGTCCTTTCGCAATTAAACGATTTCTGTAGTGATTTAGGCTCCATATTATGTTACTCATTACGTAATGATATCGATTTAATGAGAGTTAAAGCACGTTTTTCT agtatGATAACATTAAGTTTTCCAAGATTGTTGCGTGAATTTGTTTATCAAacaatagataatttatttacgaaaTATTCACGTCAGTCAGCGCTGCCGTCGCAATCAGATATTATTTCAATGATTGTTTATAAAGATAGCGCTAATTTAAGTGCAGCAACATCATCTACACTTAATAATGAAGTACAATCATCATCTGAG cCGATGGATATCGATGTTTCATCAAACGATCAATCTTCAGATACTCTTCTAGACAACGAAGAAGTTCCTTCAACATTCCCGGGTCATACCAACCTATTACCT GATTGGGTGCCGATAATTGCACGTGATGGCGTCAGACAGCGCAGACAATTGGCCTTAGGGTTATCTGATAGCAGCGTAACGACGTTGAGCGACGCGTATCTGGCGACAATGCCAAGCAAACGCCGCAAGATTGTAGAGCAGCAGAAACCCTCACTGTTGGTTAGTCCATCGGCGAACAGCAATTCCGTGGTAGCGGCATCGATGGAGCGATTAGTCAGAGAAAGTATCGGCCGCGCTGGTTCTGAAGAAGTTGACGGCGCTATCACGGCACTTGTTGCTGAACCGACAGTCAGGCGCGCATTTGGTCAAGCCATTCGCGAAAGTTTAAATCCCTGCAGATACGAGACACCTGATTTTCCAGACCCTCTACGTTTCCCCAATGCCACTAAATTTTTCACTGATCCAAATATACCACCGaagtaa